In the genome of Falsirhodobacter halotolerans, one region contains:
- a CDS encoding RraA family protein, which yields MSYKINPMPEQIPQADLDLLAQCETATMGHWRQFGFLSRQIQPLIPRRRVVGTAVTIAIPGPDSTLLHHLLSLIRPGDFVIVDRLHDDRYACWGGGVTVGAKAAGAVGAAVDGPCTDLEEIEASDFPMWCRGISPITTRLYDIGGAINVPVSCGNTVVMPGDAVLADESGVLVLPRDEVASEAQKAIDTQARGKGREGQVRAGEAKLGDLSGATARVMAKLA from the coding sequence ATGAGCTACAAGATCAACCCGATGCCCGAACAGATCCCGCAGGCCGATCTGGACCTGCTGGCGCAATGTGAAACGGCGACGATGGGCCATTGGCGCCAGTTCGGGTTCCTGTCGCGCCAGATCCAGCCGCTGATCCCGCGCCGCCGGGTGGTGGGCACGGCGGTAACCATCGCCATTCCGGGGCCGGATTCGACGCTGCTGCACCATCTGCTGTCGTTGATCCGTCCGGGCGATTTCGTCATCGTGGATCGCCTGCACGACGACCGCTATGCCTGCTGGGGCGGGGGCGTGACGGTGGGGGCCAAGGCGGCCGGGGCCGTCGGCGCGGCGGTGGACGGCCCGTGCACCGACCTTGAGGAGATCGAGGCCTCGGACTTCCCCATGTGGTGCCGTGGCATCTCGCCCATCACCACGCGGCTTTACGACATCGGCGGGGCGATCAACGTGCCGGTGTCCTGCGGCAACACCGTCGTCATGCCGGGCGATGCGGTTCTGGCCGACGAATCCGGTGTGTTGGTCCTGCCGCGCGACGAAGTGGCGTCCGAAGCGCAGAAGGCCATCGACACGCAGGCGCGCGGCAAGGGGCGCGAAGGGCAGGTCCGCGCGGGTGAGGCGAAGCTGGGCGATCTGTCCGGGGCCACCGCCCGCGTCATGGCCAAGCTGGCATGA
- the ggt gene encoding gamma-glutamyltransferase has product MTAMLPFTCEKRPAHGAGGMVVANHPMGAAAGAEMLAAGGNAVDAAVATLLTLTVVEPMMVGIAGGGLSHIRMADGTNIVIDALSSAAASMTPDMYTPVSDEPKRYMDTVGRRSMVGASAVAVPGNLRGWCDMQARFGKLPFADVVEPAIRAASRGFTATHYLAGAVQEFANDLLADPAMAAVVAPKGDLLRHGDRVVMGDYAESLRLIQTEGAGALHGGALGAALVDRMATGDDHTGFLTLEDLAGYTALDRTPIAGTYRGYEVIGPPPPASSGVHITQMLNILEGYDVKGLGFGTPAGLHLLAEVLKIAFADRRQSSGDPAFVDVPVARLTSKAYAADCAARIGGPVGAFVAGRESADTTHVTVADKDGNIVTATHTINGLFGARFVVPGTGIIPNNYMMNFDPRPGKALSVVPGKRVPTSMAPMIVMKDGRPAFALGMPGGLRIFPSILQGIVNLIDHGMTVQEAVEAPRIWTEGHVVEVEKAFAPLAPELQAMGHDIKVMPHIGGGMNAIEFGTQGDMTGAACWRADGTAVALGGGLARPGVRFWPDRAPDDAQTTTKDVK; this is encoded by the coding sequence ATGACCGCGATGCTGCCCTTCACCTGCGAAAAGCGGCCCGCCCACGGGGCCGGTGGCATGGTTGTCGCGAACCACCCCATGGGGGCGGCGGCGGGGGCCGAGATGCTGGCGGCGGGCGGCAATGCGGTGGACGCCGCCGTCGCCACCCTGCTGACCCTGACGGTGGTGGAGCCGATGATGGTCGGCATCGCGGGGGGCGGTCTGTCGCATATCCGCATGGCGGATGGCACGAACATCGTCATCGATGCCCTGTCCAGTGCGGCGGCGTCGATGACGCCCGACATGTATACCCCCGTGTCGGACGAGCCCAAGCGCTATATGGACACCGTAGGGCGGCGCAGCATGGTCGGCGCGTCCGCCGTGGCCGTGCCGGGCAACCTGCGCGGCTGGTGCGACATGCAGGCGCGGTTCGGCAAGCTGCCCTTTGCCGATGTGGTGGAACCGGCGATCCGCGCGGCCTCGCGCGGGTTCACCGCCACCCATTACCTGGCGGGCGCGGTGCAGGAATTCGCGAACGATCTTCTGGCCGATCCGGCCATGGCGGCGGTGGTTGCGCCCAAGGGCGATCTGCTGCGCCATGGCGACCGGGTGGTCATGGGCGATTACGCCGAAAGCCTGCGGCTGATTCAGACCGAAGGGGCCGGGGCGCTGCATGGCGGCGCGCTTGGGGCGGCGCTGGTGGACCGCATGGCCACGGGCGACGATCACACGGGCTTTCTGACGCTGGAGGATCTGGCGGGATACACGGCGCTGGACCGAACACCCATCGCAGGCACCTATCGCGGGTATGAGGTGATCGGCCCGCCGCCGCCCGCGTCGTCGGGGGTGCATATCACGCAGATGCTGAACATCCTTGAAGGGTATGACGTGAAGGGGCTGGGTTTCGGCACGCCCGCCGGGTTGCATCTGCTGGCCGAGGTGCTGAAGATCGCCTTTGCCGACCGCCGTCAAAGCTCGGGCGATCCGGCCTTTGTCGATGTGCCGGTGGCGCGGCTGACCTCCAAGGCCTATGCCGCCGACTGCGCGGCGCGGATCGGGGGGCCGGTCGGGGCCTTCGTCGCGGGGCGCGAAAGTGCCGACACCACGCATGTGACCGTGGCCGACAAGGACGGCAACATCGTCACCGCCACCCACACGATCAACGGGCTGTTCGGGGCGCGGTTCGTCGTGCCGGGGACGGGGATCATCCCCAACAACTATATGATGAACTTCGATCCGCGCCCGGGCAAGGCGCTGTCTGTGGTGCCGGGCAAACGGGTGCCGACCTCCATGGCGCCGATGATCGTGATGAAGGACGGGCGGCCTGCCTTTGCCTTGGGAATGCCGGGCGGCCTGCGGATCTTTCCGTCGATCTTGCAGGGGATCGTCAACCTGATCGACCACGGGATGACCGTGCAGGAGGCGGTGGAGGCCCCCCGCATCTGGACCGAAGGCCATGTGGTGGAGGTGGAGAAGGCCTTCGCCCCCCTTGCCCCGGAGCTGCAGGCCATGGGGCACGACATCAAGGTCATGCCCCATATCGGCGGCGGGATGAACGCCATTGAGTTCGGGACCCAAGGCGATATGACGGGGGCGGCCTGCTGGCGTGCCGATGGCACGGCGGTGGCCCTTGGTGGCGGGTTGGCGCGGCCCGGGGTCCGGTTCTGGCCCGACCGCGCGCCCGACGATGCGCAGACGACAACGAAGGATGTGAAATGA
- a CDS encoding SDR family NAD(P)-dependent oxidoreductase — MKTVFITGATAGFGQAAARRFVTGGWQVVGTGRRAERLEALRAELGDAFHPLCVDVTDEAGMSAAIDGLPAGFAGIDLLINNAGLALGTKPVPDVSLTDWHRMVDTNIKGLMATTLKLIPVLRDRKGGIINLSSIAGNWPYAGGNVYGATKAFVKQFSLNLRADLHGTGVRVTSLEPGMAESEFTLVRTNGNQQAHDTLYAGAAPLTSDDLAETMWWLGTLPPHINVNVLEVMPVNQSFAGLQVHRA, encoded by the coding sequence ATGAAAACTGTCTTCATCACCGGCGCGACCGCCGGCTTCGGTCAGGCGGCGGCGCGCCGTTTCGTTACGGGCGGCTGGCAGGTGGTCGGCACCGGGCGCCGCGCCGAACGGCTGGAGGCGCTGCGCGCCGAGTTGGGGGATGCGTTCCACCCCCTGTGCGTCGATGTCACGGATGAGGCGGGTATGTCCGCCGCGATCGACGGACTGCCGGCCGGGTTCGCGGGCATCGACCTTTTGATCAACAATGCCGGGCTGGCCCTTGGCACCAAGCCCGTGCCCGACGTGTCCCTGACCGATTGGCACCGGATGGTGGACACCAACATAAAGGGCCTGATGGCCACCACGCTGAAACTGATCCCGGTGCTGAGGGATCGCAAGGGTGGGATCATCAACCTATCCTCCATCGCGGGCAACTGGCCTTATGCGGGCGGCAACGTATATGGCGCGACGAAGGCGTTCGTAAAGCAATTCAGCCTGAATCTGCGGGCTGATCTGCACGGGACGGGGGTGCGCGTCACCTCGTTGGAGCCGGGCATGGCCGAAAGCGAATTCACGCTGGTGCGGACGAACGGGAACCAGCAGGCGCATGACACCCTCTATGCCGGGGCGGCGCCGCTGACCTCGGACGATCTGGCGGAAACGATGTGGTGGCTGGGCACCCTGCCGCCGCATATCAACGTGAACGTGCTGGAAGTGATGCCGGTGAACCAGTCCTTTGCCGGACTTCAGGTGCACCGCGCATGA
- a CDS encoding GAF domain-containing protein — MPENLRYEMLDALGILDTPVERSFDNLALLARLACRTPIALISLLDRDRQWFKAASGTDLIETPLSQSICAFTVAQGTPLVIHDLRLDERTANNTLVTEGPEVRFYAGVPLRVHDVLIGALCVMDYVPRPQGLTEDELLALTTLSQQISTEITMRQRQVRWVSDVEQHNASLRLAAEQSRALADLGDRLRGARTAAEVVTLGSACMADVLRPTRAGFGIVDEVAERVEMQPEWRMPGVSSLAGTHHFRDYGSFLDDLKRSELVIIPDVAEDERTKEQAKALLDIGIRVLINVPIFHDGEFTLVSFVHFDWPRPLSDADVVFIRAVSDRIHSALMHLRSEEDRRIANHEMSHRLKNTFAMITAVARQTFGAMDKNAVAIFSSRLGAMASAYDLLAHERWVATQLGAIIAGTVQVAGGADRVLAVGPDVDMGSEVALSTTMLLHELTTNAMKYGALSVPGGRVHIDWSIEDRHLVLTWTETGGPPPNPTPGRKGFGSRLIQAGLGSGDADIDYLPTGLRATFRAPMERLSR, encoded by the coding sequence GTGCCCGAGAACCTTCGTTATGAGATGTTGGACGCCTTGGGTATTCTTGATACCCCGGTGGAACGGTCGTTCGACAATCTTGCGCTTTTGGCGCGGTTGGCCTGTCGGACTCCCATCGCCCTGATCTCGTTGCTGGATCGCGACCGGCAGTGGTTCAAGGCCGCGTCGGGCACGGACCTGATCGAAACCCCGCTGAGCCAAAGCATCTGCGCCTTCACCGTGGCGCAAGGCACACCGCTGGTGATCCACGATCTGCGGTTGGACGAGCGGACCGCCAACAACACGCTCGTGACCGAGGGGCCGGAGGTCCGCTTCTATGCCGGGGTGCCGCTGCGCGTTCATGATGTGCTGATCGGGGCGCTGTGCGTCATGGATTACGTCCCCCGGCCGCAGGGGCTGACCGAGGACGAACTTCTGGCGCTGACCACGCTGAGCCAGCAGATCTCCACCGAGATCACGATGCGCCAGCGTCAGGTCCGCTGGGTGTCGGATGTCGAACAGCACAACGCGTCCTTGCGGCTGGCCGCGGAACAGTCGCGCGCCTTGGCCGATCTGGGCGACCGCCTTCGTGGGGCCAGAACGGCAGCCGAGGTGGTGACGCTCGGCTCGGCCTGCATGGCCGACGTGTTGCGCCCCACCCGCGCGGGGTTCGGCATCGTGGACGAGGTTGCGGAACGCGTCGAGATGCAGCCCGAGTGGCGGATGCCGGGCGTTTCCTCCTTGGCCGGGACGCATCATTTCCGCGATTACGGCAGCTTTCTGGACGATCTGAAGCGGTCGGAACTGGTGATCATCCCCGACGTGGCCGAGGATGAGCGCACGAAGGAGCAGGCCAAGGCGCTTCTGGATATCGGCATCCGGGTGCTGATCAACGTGCCGATCTTTCACGATGGCGAATTCACCCTGGTCAGCTTCGTGCATTTCGATTGGCCCCGCCCACTCAGCGATGCCGACGTCGTCTTCATTCGCGCCGTCAGCGACCGCATCCATTCGGCCCTGATGCATCTGCGGTCCGAGGAAGACCGCCGCATCGCCAATCATGAGATGAGCCACCGGCTGAAGAACACCTTCGCCATGATCACCGCCGTGGCGCGACAGACCTTCGGGGCGATGGACAAGAACGCGGTCGCCATATTCTCCAGCCGTCTGGGGGCCATGGCCTCCGCCTATGACCTTTTGGCGCATGAACGGTGGGTGGCAACGCAACTGGGCGCGATCATTGCCGGGACGGTGCAGGTGGCTGGCGGGGCGGACCGGGTTCTGGCGGTCGGCCCCGATGTGGACATGGGGTCGGAGGTGGCGCTGTCCACCACCATGCTGCTGCACGAATTGACCACGAACGCCATGAAGTATGGCGCGCTGTCCGTGCCCGGGGGGCGGGTGCATATCGATTGGTCCATCGAGGACCGCCATCTTGTTCTGACATGGACCGAGACGGGCGGCCCCCCGCCCAACCCGACGCCGGGGCGAAAGGGGTTCGGCTCACGGCTGATCCAGGCAGGTCTGGGCAGCGGCGATGCCGATATCGACTATCTTCCCACCGGCTTGCGCGCGACCTTCCGCGCACCGATGGAACGCCTGAGCCGGTAG
- a CDS encoding PRC-barrel domain-containing protein — translation MKRLVTSAAVFGLTASMAMAQTALPSGSVRVDDIKDGDIYSIQTGIEQSTFGNATYTQISTDWDDIGEIEDVVLSDDGQMIGIIAEVGGILGLGDKDVFLPTDAVRLIPGEDGRYAYVTRLSLEELKALPDADR, via the coding sequence ATGAAACGCTTGGTAACCTCGGCAGCCGTATTCGGCCTGACGGCATCGATGGCGATGGCGCAAACGGCCCTGCCCAGCGGGAGCGTCCGCGTCGACGACATCAAGGATGGCGACATCTACAGCATCCAGACCGGCATCGAACAATCGACCTTCGGCAACGCAACCTACACCCAGATCAGCACCGATTGGGACGATATCGGCGAGATCGAGGACGTGGTTTTGTCGGATGACGGTCAGATGATCGGCATCATCGCCGAAGTCGGGGGCATCCTTGGCCTGGGCGACAAGGACGTGTTCCTGCCCACGGATGCCGTTCGCCTCATTCCGGGCGAGGATGGCCGCTATGCCTATGTCACGCGCTTGTCGCTGGAGGAGCTGAAGGCCCTTCCGGACGCCGACCGCTGA
- a CDS encoding PRC-barrel domain-containing protein: MASSTISSREVDGTKVYSPSGEKLGSIDHIMIDKQSGNVAYAVMGFGGFLGMGEGHHPLPWRKLRYDTELGGYVTDVTKDQLEGAPVRPDNWEDDRAWATSFYGYYGVAPYWV, from the coding sequence ATGGCCAGCAGCACGATTTCCAGCCGCGAAGTGGACGGCACCAAGGTCTACAGCCCCTCGGGTGAGAAACTGGGCAGCATCGACCACATCATGATCGACAAGCAGTCGGGCAACGTCGCCTATGCCGTCATGGGTTTCGGCGGCTTCCTCGGTATGGGCGAAGGGCATCATCCGCTGCCGTGGCGCAAGCTGCGTTACGATACCGAACTGGGCGGATATGTCACCGATGTGACCAAGGACCAGCTGGAAGGTGCGCCCGTGCGTCCCGACAACTGGGAAGATGACCGCGCATGGGCCACATCTTTCTACGGCTATTACGGCGTGGCACCTTATTGGGTGTGA
- a CDS encoding DUF1178 family protein, with product MIRYDLKCADGHAFDGWYASSDTFDALLRAGQVTCSECVSTHVEKALMAPSVTATSEDRRKALADLKREIEATSTYVGTEFAEEARRIHNGEAPGRSIYGEARLEDVRRLIEDDIPVAPLPFRPTRRAN from the coding sequence ATGATCCGATACGACCTGAAATGCGCGGACGGCCATGCGTTTGACGGATGGTATGCCTCGTCCGATACGTTCGACGCGCTGCTGCGCGCGGGTCAGGTCACATGTTCGGAATGCGTATCCACTCATGTGGAAAAGGCGTTGATGGCCCCCAGCGTCACCGCAACGTCGGAAGATCGGCGCAAGGCGCTGGCCGACCTGAAACGAGAGATCGAGGCCACCTCCACCTATGTCGGCACCGAATTTGCTGAAGAAGCCCGGCGCATCCACAACGGAGAGGCGCCGGGCCGGTCGATCTATGGCGAGGCCCGTCTTGAGGACGTGCGCCGCCTTATCGAAGACGATATTCCCGTGGCACCCCTGCCCTTCCGGCCGACGCGACGGGCCAATTGA
- a CDS encoding NUDIX hydrolase, with the protein MPEVTDNRLPPPTLSARRQVCALCWRRKGNEVQVLLITSRETGRWVMPKGWPVKGQVDANSAAQEAWEEAGVSGTVGAVIGHYAYDKVVGRGSPRERHLPCEVDVYDLRVDALAKRYPEAKQRRRKWFAVSEAARRVDEHALRALLGHFSPMT; encoded by the coding sequence ATGCCCGAAGTGACCGACAATCGGCTTCCCCCACCCACCCTGTCCGCCCGGCGGCAGGTCTGCGCCTTGTGCTGGCGGCGCAAGGGCAACGAGGTGCAGGTTCTTCTGATCACCAGCCGCGAAACCGGCCGATGGGTGATGCCGAAGGGCTGGCCGGTCAAGGGGCAGGTCGACGCCAATTCCGCGGCCCAGGAAGCATGGGAGGAGGCGGGCGTGTCGGGAACGGTCGGGGCGGTCATCGGACATTATGCCTATGACAAGGTTGTCGGGCGCGGCTCGCCGCGGGAACGGCACCTTCCATGCGAGGTGGACGTCTATGACCTGCGTGTCGACGCCCTTGCGAAACGCTACCCCGAAGCCAAGCAGCGGCGGCGGAAATGGTTCGCCGTGTCAGAGGCGGCCCGACGCGTGGACGAACACGCCCTTCGGGCGTTGCTGGGCCACTTCTCCCCCATGACATGA
- a CDS encoding acetoin utilization protein AcuC produces MHPSFPILIGAEIYRHSSYGRAHPLRVPRVSTVLDLARALDWLPAAQYRTSPRATAQALSAWHDPAYIRALQEAEGRKTPTEVMLQRHHLGTLSNPLFPEMFRRPATGVGGMMLAAELVRDGGVVHVPGGGTHHGMPDRANGFCYLNDCVLGMLALRHFGMQRIAYVDIDAHHCDGVQAGFAGDPDIRLISVHEEGRWPFTGLLEDDAGGNALNLPVPRRFNDTEMRAILQDLILPAVDRFAPDAIVLQCGADAVEEDPLSRLALSNNAHREVALALRDLCPRLIVTGGGGYNPWSVGRCWAGIWAALSGQDVPDRLPPKAEAVLRGLSWGGGARPPPEEGMMTTLLDPPREGQVRSEVRDRIRTLRRSWAF; encoded by the coding sequence TTGCATCCTTCCTTTCCCATTCTGATCGGGGCTGAAATCTATCGCCATTCCAGCTATGGTCGGGCGCATCCGCTGCGGGTGCCGCGCGTGTCCACCGTGCTGGATCTGGCGCGCGCCTTGGATTGGCTGCCCGCCGCGCAATATCGCACCAGCCCGCGCGCAACGGCACAGGCGCTGTCGGCATGGCACGACCCCGCCTATATCCGCGCTTTGCAGGAGGCGGAGGGGCGGAAAACCCCGACCGAGGTCATGTTGCAGCGCCATCATCTGGGCACCCTGTCGAACCCGCTGTTCCCCGAAATGTTTCGCCGCCCCGCCACCGGGGTGGGGGGCATGATGCTGGCCGCCGAACTGGTGCGGGACGGTGGGGTGGTGCATGTGCCGGGGGGCGGCACGCATCACGGGATGCCAGATCGGGCCAACGGCTTCTGCTATCTGAACGATTGCGTGCTGGGGATGCTGGCCTTGCGCCATTTCGGAATGCAGCGCATCGCCTATGTCGATATCGACGCGCATCATTGCGACGGGGTGCAGGCGGGGTTCGCGGGCGATCCCGACATTCGCCTGATATCCGTCCATGAGGAGGGGCGCTGGCCCTTCACCGGGCTGTTGGAGGACGATGCGGGGGGGAACGCGTTGAACCTGCCCGTGCCGCGCCGGTTCAACGATACCGAGATGCGGGCGATCCTGCAGGATCTGATCCTGCCCGCCGTGGACCGCTTTGCCCCCGATGCCATCGTGCTGCAATGCGGGGCGGATGCGGTGGAGGAAGATCCGCTGTCCCGGCTGGCTTTGTCCAACAACGCGCATCGCGAGGTGGCTTTGGCGCTGCGCGATCTGTGTCCGCGCCTGATCGTGACGGGCGGCGGTGGATACAACCCCTGGTCGGTGGGGCGCTGCTGGGCCGGCATCTGGGCCGCCCTGTCGGGGCAGGACGTGCCCGACCGCCTGCCCCCCAAGGCCGAGGCGGTTCTGCGGGGGCTGAGCTGGGGCGGCGGCGCGCGTCCCCCACCGGAGGAGGGGATGATGACAACCCTCCTCGACCCCCCACGCGAGGGGCAGGTGCGGAGCGAGGTGCGGGACCGCATCCGCACCCTGCGCCGATCGTGGGCGTTCTAG
- the tpiA gene encoding triose-phosphate isomerase, which yields MRGLAAGNWKMNGTGADLAEVEALLAAHPSPACDVLICPPATLLSRMVATGIAVGGQDCHANPSGAHTGDISAQMLAEAGATYVILGHSERRADHHETDAQVAEKVKAAQEAGLTAIVCVGEMEADRDAGRTLDVIGAQIDGSLPDGATDIVVAYEPVWAIGTGRTPTLEQIAEVHAFLRDRLAPRFGDQVRLLYGGSVKPANAAEIFALPNVNGALVGGASLKASDFGAIIAALT from the coding sequence ATGCGCGGATTGGCTGCCGGAAACTGGAAGATGAACGGAACGGGCGCGGACCTGGCCGAGGTCGAGGCCCTTCTGGCCGCCCACCCCTCCCCCGCCTGCGATGTGCTGATCTGCCCGCCCGCCACGCTTTTGTCGCGCATGGTGGCGACGGGGATCGCGGTCGGCGGGCAGGATTGCCACGCGAACCCCTCCGGCGCACATACCGGCGACATCTCGGCCCAAATGCTGGCCGAGGCGGGGGCGACCTATGTCATCCTCGGCCATTCCGAACGCCGTGCCGATCATCATGAAACCGACGCTCAGGTGGCCGAAAAGGTGAAGGCCGCGCAGGAGGCGGGCCTGACCGCCATCGTCTGCGTGGGCGAGATGGAGGCCGACCGCGACGCCGGGCGCACCCTTGACGTGATCGGCGCGCAGATCGACGGCTCGCTGCCCGATGGGGCGACGGATATCGTCGTCGCCTATGAACCCGTCTGGGCCATCGGCACCGGCCGCACCCCCACGCTGGAACAGATCGCCGAGGTGCACGCCTTCCTGCGCGACCGCCTTGCCCCGCGGTTCGGCGATCAGGTGCGCCTGCTTTATGGCGGTTCGGTCAAGCCCGCCAACGCCGCCGAGATTTTCGCACTGCCCAACGTCAACGGGGCCCTGGTCGGCGGCGCCAGTCTGAAGGCCAGCGATTTCGGCGCGATCATCGCCGCGCTGACCTAG
- a CDS encoding HesB/IscA family protein, producing MFNIPGKQAVSITPAAAKQIARLMTRQQSAGLRIGVKKGGCAGMEYTMDYVAAVDPMDETVEQDGARVMIAPMAQMFLFGTEIDYETSLLESGFKFRNPNVVDACGCGESVKFRE from the coding sequence ATGTTCAACATTCCCGGAAAGCAGGCGGTCAGCATCACCCCCGCCGCCGCGAAACAGATCGCCCGCCTGATGACCAGACAGCAGTCCGCCGGGCTGCGGATCGGTGTCAAGAAGGGCGGCTGCGCGGGCATGGAATACACCATGGACTATGTCGCCGCCGTCGATCCCATGGATGAGACGGTGGAACAGGACGGCGCGCGGGTGATGATCGCCCCCATGGCGCAGATGTTCCTGTTCGGGACGGAAATCGACTATGAAACCTCGCTTCTGGAATCGGGGTTCAAGTTTCGCAACCCCAACGTGGTCGATGCTTGCGGCTGCGGGGAATCGGTGAAGTTCCGCGAGTAA
- a CDS encoding SUF system Fe-S cluster assembly protein, translating to MTDTTAAEGAPIIKPSATDHPLYEQVVDACRTVYDPEIPVNIYDLGLIYTIEINDASEVEILMTLTAPGCPVAGEMPGWVADAVEPLPGVKHVNVGMTFDPPWGMEMMSDEARLELGFM from the coding sequence ATGACCGACACCACCGCCGCCGAAGGCGCCCCGATCATCAAGCCGTCCGCCACCGACCATCCGCTCTATGAACAGGTGGTCGATGCCTGCCGCACGGTTTATGACCCCGAAATCCCGGTCAACATCTATGACCTGGGCCTGATCTACACCATCGAGATCAACGACGCGTCCGAGGTGGAGATCCTGATGACCCTGACCGCCCCCGGCTGCCCCGTGGCGGGCGAGATGCCGGGCTGGGTCGCCGACGCCGTCGAACCCCTGCCGGGGGTCAAGCATGTCAATGTCGGCATGACCTTTGACCCGCCCTGGGGGATGGAGATGATGTCGGACGAAGCGCGTCTCGAACTCGGATTCATGTGA
- the dtd gene encoding D-aminoacyl-tRNA deacylase codes for MRALLQRVSEASVTVDGAVTGRIGAGLLILVCAMKGDTEANADALVAKILKQRIFRDDAGKMNLSLLDTGGAALVVSQFTLAADTSRGTRPGFSAAAAPDDGRRLYDHTVARMAAQVPTETGIFGADMQVALVNSGPVTIWVEA; via the coding sequence GTGAGGGCGCTGCTGCAACGCGTCTCCGAGGCGTCGGTCACGGTTGATGGGGCCGTGACGGGGCGGATCGGGGCGGGCCTTCTGATCCTTGTCTGCGCGATGAAGGGCGATACGGAGGCGAATGCCGACGCGCTGGTGGCCAAGATCCTGAAGCAACGCATCTTCCGCGACGACGCGGGCAAGATGAACCTGTCGCTGCTGGACACCGGCGGCGCGGCCCTTGTGGTCAGCCAGTTCACGCTGGCCGCCGACACGTCGCGCGGGACCCGCCCCGGTTTTTCCGCCGCCGCCGCGCCGGATGACGGGCGGCGCCTTTACGATCACACCGTCGCCCGCATGGCCGCGCAGGTGCCCACCGAAACCGGCATCTTCGGGGCGGACATGCAGGTTGCGCTGGTCAATTCCGGTCCCGTCACGATCTGGGTTGAGGCATAG
- a CDS encoding carbohydrate kinase family protein, producing MILCCGEALIDMLPKDGAFVPHAGGAVFNTAIALGRLGAQAGFLSGLSTDLFGAKLTEALAASHVDTGLAPRSDRPTTLAFVTLTDGQASYAFYDENTAGRLLSEGDLPALPETIGTLFFGGISLVSEPAADTYAALLARESASRVVMLDPNIRPGFIRDAARYRDRIGRMMAGADIVKLSDEDLHWLEGPGDTVALAQALLDRGPKVVLLTEGAEGARAITRRTTRRVPARKVTVADTVGAGDTFNAGFLAALDRAGALTKTAVADLSDDLLDAALTLGIRAAAITVSRAGANPPWAREV from the coding sequence ATGATCCTGTGTTGCGGCGAGGCGCTGATCGACATGCTGCCGAAGGACGGGGCGTTCGTGCCCCATGCGGGCGGCGCGGTGTTCAACACGGCCATCGCCCTTGGCCGTCTGGGCGCGCAGGCGGGATTCCTGTCGGGCCTGTCCACCGATCTTTTCGGCGCGAAGCTGACCGAGGCGCTTGCGGCATCCCATGTCGATACCGGCCTTGCGCCGCGCAGCGACCGGCCCACCACGCTGGCCTTCGTCACCCTGACCGACGGGCAGGCCAGCTATGCCTTCTATGACGAGAATACCGCCGGGCGGCTTTTGTCCGAAGGCGATCTGCCCGCCCTGCCCGAAACCATCGGCACGCTGTTCTTCGGCGGCATCTCTTTGGTCAGCGAACCTGCCGCCGACACCTATGCCGCCCTGCTTGCGCGCGAATCCGCGTCGCGCGTGGTCATGCTGGACCCCAACATCCGTCCCGGTTTCATCCGCGACGCCGCGCGGTATCGTGACCGGATCGGGCGGATGATGGCCGGGGCCGACATCGTCAAGCTGTCGGATGAGGATCTGCACTGGCTGGAAGGTCCGGGGGATACGGTGGCGTTGGCGCAAGCGTTGCTGGACCGCGGGCCGAAGGTGGTTCTGCTGACCGAAGGGGCGGAGGGCGCGCGCGCCATTACCCGCCGCACGACGCGCCGCGTGCCCGCCCGCAAGGTGACCGTGGCCGACACGGTGGGCGCGGGCGACACGTTCAACGCGGGGTTTCTGGCGGCGCTGGACCGCGCGGGGGCGCTGACGAAAACGGCGGTGGCGGACCTGTCCGACGATCTGCTGGACGCGGCGCTGACCCTTGGCATCCGTGCCGCCGCCATCACCGTCTCACGCGCGGGGGCCAACCCGCCCTGGGCGCGCGAAGTGTGA